CTTTTACATTTCGTATCATGCGGACATGAACTTAATATTAATTTAACATACCTTTTTCATTTTAACTCTATTTTTGGCTGGGAATCTAACAACTACTTTTCATGGAGGCATACTACATTCTTATTGTTGCTGTTCTTTTTCTTCTGGCTGTATCAGATCTGGTTGTCGGGGTAAGCAACGATGCGGTGAATTTTCTTAATTCGGCCATTGGATCCAAAGCTGCTCCCTTTAAAATCATCCTCACCATTGCTGCCGCCGGGGTCCTCGTAGGAGCTGTATTCTCCAACGGAATGATGGAAGTGGCCCGGAAAGGGATCTTCAATCCTCAGTTTTTCGCCTTTAACGAAATCATGATTATTTTCCTGGCTGTGATGCTTACCGACATCCTGCTGCTGGATTTCTTCAATACCATTGGCCTGCCTACCTCTACCACCGTCTCTATTGTTTTTGAGATCCTGGGAGCGGCTGTTTCTGTGGCTATCTACAAGGTTTCCAGATCTGTTGACGGTTTGTATCAGATCAGTGATTATATCAATGTAGAGAGCTCCGTGATGATTATTGCGGGGATTTTCCTTTCGGTGGTCATTGCATTCAGCGTGGGGACAATTATTCAGTGGATTGTCCGGCTTGCATTCTCCTTCAATGTCAAAAAGACCTTAAAATACTGGACCGGTGTATGGGGAGGTTTTGCGATCACCGCCATATTCTTCTTTCTGCTGATCAAGGGGGCCAAGGGATCAACCCTGATTTCGGCGGAGATGCTGGAAAACATCCAGGAGCACACCACCCGGGTGATGCTGATCAGCTTTGTGGGATGGACGCTCCTGTTCCAGCTGTTAACGATGTTTACCCGCGTGAATGTCCTGAAAATTACAGTACTGGTAGGTACTTTTGCCCTGGCCATGGCCTTTGCCGGCAACGACCTGGTGAATTTCATCGGAGTACCTCTGGCGGGTTTCGAATCCTTTAAAGCCTTTATGGCTTCCGGAAATGGTGATCCCTCGGGCTTCATGATGACCGCCCTGCAGGAAAAAGTGAATACCCCCCTTTATTTTCTGATCGCTGCCGGTTTGATCATGGTGCTTACCCTTCGTTTCTCAAAAAAGGCCAGGTCCGTGACCGCAACCACCATTGATCTGAGCCGGCAGGGCGAAGGATCGGAACGTTTTGCATCCTCTTCCCTGGCCAGGTTTCTGGTAAGACGCGCCATGGAGACCAGCCATGGAATTGCCAGAATTACTCCTTCGAAAGTGGTGAGTTTTGTGCAAAGCAGGTTCGATTCTGAGAAGAACCAGCCCGTAAAAGATGAGAAGCTGGCCTTCGACCTGATCCGGGCCTCTGTAAACCTGGTGGTAGCCAGTATCCTGATTTCCATTGGAACCTTCTTGAAGCTGCCGCTTTCCACCACCTATGTAACCTTTATGGTGGCTATGGGAACTTCCCTGGCCGACGGAGCCTGGGGAAGGGAGAGCGCCGTTTACCGGATCACCGGGGTGCTTACAGTGATCGGCGGATGGTTCTTTACTGCCTTCAGCGCCTTTTTAGCCTCCTTCCTGATTGCTTCGCTTATTTTCTTCGGGAAACTGCCGGTTATCCTGATTCTGATCGTTCTCGCCATCTTCATTTTGTTAAGGACACATGCCTTTCACAAGAGACGGTCGGCAAAGAGGGAACCCTACGACAGTCATTTAATATCAGCATCATACGCCGTACTAAAATCATGTGATGATGAAGTAAAAGAATCTGTTCTCAAGGTTGCCAGGATTTTTAACTCGACCTATTCAGCCCTTCTGAAGGAAAATCACAAGGAACTGAAGCACTTAAAAAAAGAGGCCAAGCACCTTGGGAAAGAGATTACCAAAATAAGAGAGAACATTCCCGAAAAGCTCCGGAAATTTGAAGAGACCGAACTTGAAAGCGGTCACCACTATGTTCAGGTGGTAGACCATATGAAAGAGATGAGCAACTCTCTGATGCATATTGTCCTGCCGGCCTTTAATCATCTGGATAACAATCACGCCATTGACAGGGAACAGCATGCATCCTTCCAGTCTTTTATTACTAAGTCGGGAGAATTCTTCAGTTTAATGCTGAATATTTTCAAAGACAAGAGCTTCGAAGGTATTCCCGAGCTGGTCAAGCAACGTGATGCGATCATCGAAAATGCAAACTTTCTTTTGCTGCAGCGCATCAAGATTCTTAAGAAAACACAAAAAGGGGTTAAGGTGAGCATCACTTATATGGAGATGCTTTCTGAGACCAAGAACCTGTTCCTTAATGCGGTCCATCTTGCAAAAGCACATTCACAGCTGCACGAATCCATGGGGAAAAACGGCGTCATTGTCGAATCTGAGTAATTTGGCTGTTGTTAATCTGAAATTAACATTAAGTTAGTGGCTTCGTTGAAATTATTAACATCTTAACGCGGATCGATGAGGCTGTTTTTTATCATGCTATTTATCAGTGTTTTACCTTTTGTCTACGGAGAAGACAGTATCCCGGAAGAGCCTCCGCCCGGTGTTGTTTCGGCCAGAATCTTCAGCCATTTTAACTACAGCCTCGACCCGGAAAATCATGCCAGCGGCTTCGAAGTGAAACGAGCCTATTTCGCTTATAAGAGGGAACTGGACTCCCGATTTACAGCAGAAGTCAAACTGGATGTCGGAAGTATCGACGATGCTTCCGAATTTGCGCTGATCCGCAGGTATGCCTACTTCAAGAATGCTTACCTGGGATACAGGAAGGGAAAGCTGATGACCTGGTTTGGCCTGATGGATATGTTGCAGTTTAAAGTCCAGGAAAAATTCTTCGGCTACCGGTACCTTTACAGGTCGTATCTGGATGAATACCGCTTCGGATCAAGTGCGGACCTGGGAGCCGGAATTCAGTACAGCCCTTCAGGGAAAGTTACAGCCGATCTGGTCCTGAGTAATGGCGAGGGCTATAAAAGCCTGCAGTTCGACAACGTTTACCGGCTGGGGGCGGGAATCACACTGTATCCCTCTGAGAAGCTCTTGTTCCGGGCCTATTATACCATACATACCACGAAAATTCCACAGATGATCTTTTCCGGCTTTGCAGGATACCGTCTCGACCGATTCAGAATAGGCGCTGAATACAACCATCAGCTTAATTACCAGTTTTTTGAAAACCGGCAAAGGTATGGCTATTCTGTCTACTCCACCTTTACCTTTTCCGAAAAATGGGAGGTTTTTGCCCGTTACGACCAGGTCTATTCCAACATTCTGCCTGAACAGGAGCTTCCATGGAACCTGGGGAAAGACGGCAGTGCCATTATCAGTGGTATACAGTATACGCCCATTAAATTTGTCCGCCTGGCCCTGAATTACCAGGATTGGGTGGAATATGCACAGAATGGCAGCTCCGAACCCTGTCTTTATCTGAATATTGAAATTGTCTTTTAGACCGATATTTCATGAATCATGGATTTAAAAAACAGAAATATAGCCCAGATTTCAATTATTCTCCTTCTGTCTGCCTGCCTGCTCTTTCCATCCTGCAGAAAGAGCGGCTACCTCATCGATAAGGTGGAAAGCATATCCGACCAGGGTGGCGGTACAGGAACGGTGACCTGGACCGCCGACAAGGAGTATCTGATCAACGGTTTTGTTTTTGTGAATGACGGGCAAACCCTGACCATAGAGGCAGGAACAGTGATCAGGGGGCGTACCGGACAGGGAAGCCTGGCCAGTGCATTGATTGTGGCCAGGGGGGGGACCATCATTGCCGAAGGCACTCAGCTTAAGCCCATTATTTTTACCGCGGAAGGGGATGACCTGGAAGGCAGTATTCCACTGGAAACTAGAGGTCTTTGGGGAGGTCTGATCATCCTGGGGAATGCCACCATCAATACGGAATCGGGTGAAGATCTCATTGAGGGAATACCCATCAGCGAACCCAGGGGGATTTACGGAGGATTTGATGATGATGATAACTCCGGTATTTTGCGTTACCTCTCCATCCGGCATGGAGGAACCAATATTGGCGAAGGCAATGAGATAAATGGATTAACTCTGGCTGGAGTGGGGCGTCAGACCATCATTGAATACGTGGAGGTGATATCCAATGCGGATGATGGGGTTGAGTTTTTCGGGGGGGATGTGAATTGCAGGAATATGGTCGTCTCCTTCTGCGGGGATGATGCCTTTGACATGGACCAGGGTTACCATGGGAAAGGTCAGTTCTGGCTGGGCATAAACAGCTCCGGCTCTGACAAATGTATGGAGATCAGCGGGGGCCTGCAGCCTGTCCCTGCGCTTCCTGACCTCATGCCCTTAATATACAATGCCACCCTGATTGGAAATAAGACTCCGGATGCCCATCCGTCCATCCTTTTCCTTCAATACGGGGGCGGACAGCTGCAAAACTCCATCTTCCTGGAACCGGGACCCGGTGTGGCCCTTCAGTATACCGGTCAGCCGGGTGATACCTGGTCCCTGTTTCAAACCGGACGGCTGACCCTGGAAAGCAATATCCTCTACCCGGCCACGGATCCGCTTCCATCCTATTTTACCTATTCTGAGCTGGGAATGGCTCTGGATGAAGAAAACCAGGTATTGTCCGATTCCTCTGCGGCCTGGTTAACCAGCTTCGAGGATCCCGGCATTTCAGCAAATGACGGATATAGGCTCCTCCCTCCATCTGCCGAATTCAGTAAGCTGGCTGCCTATTCGAATGATTGGTTCGAGAAGGTTCCTTATAAGGGGGCATTTGGCTCCAGCAACTGGATAGAGGGCTGGACCCTCCTGTATGAATCGGGCTATATTCAGGACTGATCCGGAATGGCTCTGTGTTCCTCCCGGAAAAGGTCAAAAACCGTTTTTACCGGAGAAAAGGTCTCCACGGGAACATCCACAAAGAGAGTAAGCCATCCTGCCATGGAGCCGTTCCAGAGACCGGGAAGCTCCAGGGCTTTCAGGGATCTGCCACCTTCCGATTTTTCTGAGATAAAACCCGTATTGGAGTCCACAAACTGGCTCAGACTGAACTTCTCTCCCCGGTAATTGCGAAGACTGCAAACCAGATCCACCGGATTAAAGTGGGTGGATCCGCGGACCAGGACCGCCTTCTCCGAATCCTCCATATCAATCTGGGAGGCCTCTACAATCTGCAGGCCGATTTCTCCCGATTCGTTCCGCACGTAGAAGGGGCCTCCTCCTGGTTCTCCCTGGTTCCGGACCATGCCACATACCCTTAAAGGCCGGTTCATGGCAGACACAAGCCAAAGCTTCAATTCACCGGCATCCCGGCTCTCCAGCATCTCCGGTATGGCAATTCCCAGATCTTCATGCAGGTAAGTTACCATGCTGGCCAGCTGCGACTTCCCGGGTATCTCCTCTCCATCGAGTTGCTGCAGGTAGTTAAATATCTTCGAACGGATCTCCAGCAATACCCCTCCAAGCACCTGTTTCTGTTCCACTCTCAGAGGCTTCAGCCGGTCGGGTGCCACATTGTCGATGTTGCTTATAAACACCAGATCCCCGTCCAGGGCATCCAGGTTCCTTATCAGTGCCCCATGTCCGCCCGGTCTGAATAACAAGGTGCCATCCGGCTTCCGGAAAGGTTCATTTTCCGGATCCACGGCAATGGTATCTGTTTCCGGCTTTTGAAAAGAAAAGGAAAGATGGATGCGTACTCCCATCTCCCGCTCTATCTTTGGCAGAATTCGAGCGGCCTCCGTCTGGAAGCCGTCCAGGTGATCGGGCGAAACAGTCAGGTGGATTCTGACGATCCCCTCGCGGTCCGCGCAATACTCAAGTGCTTCCCGGACATGTTCCTCAAAGGCAGTTCTCCGGTCCGATGCCTGGTACTTATGGAACTTCAGCAGGCCTTTGGGCTTGCCTGCGTAGTGGAGCCCCTCGCTGCCCAGTATCTGAGCCAGTATGGCAACGGGCTCCACCCCTTCCTGCAGAGACAGGTCCTCGTAAAAGGGGTAATGTTTCAGATTCATAAAAAAGCCTGCGAGGTCCTTCTTTTCTGAGATCCATGCCTGCTGCTCCTCCGCGTCTTTATCTTCCAGCATTTCAAGTGCATTAAAGAGGTCTTTAAACATCCGGGAGGCCGCTCCTGAGGCAGGAACAAAGCGAATAATACGCTCATCGGGAGCCTTATTTAAAAAAACATTCCGGTAGTGCTCCTGGTCGCCTTCTGCCAGCAGCATGATACCTGTTCCGGGCGTGGCCGGCATGGTGATATCCGCAGGGGGAAAGCCGGTCTGGAAATGCTTGATTTGTTGATGGATAGTTTCGACACTAATTCCCTTGGAACTTATTTGCTTAAGGTCTTTTTGCGTAAACATATAAAGAGGATTTATTCTATAACGCCGGTCCTGCCGAATTGTTTCAGATCCTGAGCGCGTTCCGGCCCGCATTCAGGGCCTCGATATTGAGCTGCACCACATCCTCCCCTTTAGGTCCGAAAAGCGCGTATAAAGCAGCTTCCAGTCGTTCCTGCTCGATTCCCAGATAGCCGGAGGCGGCTCCGAGCATTACCATATTGGAGACCTTCTGGGAGCCGATCTCCCGGGCGATGGAATAGGCATCTATAATCATATGATTCTCTACTTTACGGATCTCCCGGAAAAGGTCCTCCGCAGCAGGATAATCCTGAATGTTCTCAAAGCTTTTACTGCTGGTTATCAGCCAGCCCTCCGGTGCCAGGAAAGGAAGATAGCGTAAGGCCTCCATGGGTTCCACAGAAAGGATCATATCACAGCGGCCCACGGGAATTAAGTCGGACGAAACAGGCTGATCCGAAATGCGCAGATGTGACTGAACATCCCCTCCCCGCTGACTCATTCCATGCACCTCGGCCTGTTTCAGATAGAGTCCCGATTCAACAGCTGCCATCCCGATTACCGCTGCTATGGAGAGGATCCCCTGTCCCCCGACCCCTGCCAGTATAATGTCTCTTTTCATGTCGATGCTTTTTTGCTTTTTTCCTTTCGAAGTCGCCTGCCGGCGGTCTGGATACATTCCCGCTGGGAAATAATCACAGAAACACCCTCATAGGCCAGCTCCTCAGAAAGCATCATCCTGCTTTCCTCGTGGTGCTTCCTCAGGGGATTCATCACCCTCATATGTTCCTCTTCCACTCCGATTCCACGACAAATATCCAACAGGCGGTTGGTGGCATGCGATTTCTGTCCTCCCGTCATTCCGGTGGTGGAATTGTCTGAAATTATAACAGTCAGAGGGGTCTGTTCCACGACTGCATCCAGCAATCCGGTCATCCCCGAATGGGTAAAGGTGGAATCTCCGATAACGGCCACTGCCGGACGAAGACCTGCATCGGATGCACCCTTGGCCATGGTCACCGATGCTCCCATATCCACACAGGAGTTGATCGCATTGTAAGGCGGAAGTGCTCCCAGGGTATAGCAGCCGATATCAGAAAAGACCCGGCCCGGGCTATAAGGCTCCAGGGCCTCATTCAGGGCATTGTACATGTCTATATGGCTGCAGCCCTTGCAGAGTGCCGGAGGCCTGTTTTTTACAATTTCCGGGACCGCACGTACAGCTTCAACGGGCAGACCCAGTGCTTTCTTTACCAGCAGAGGATCCAGTTCACCATCCCGGGGCAGCAGTCCATTCAGGCGCCCCCCGATCCGATAGTCATTCTCCAGGATACCCGTAAGTGACTCCTCCATCAGCGGAGCCCCCTCTTCGAGGACCACGACCCTGTCCACCTGTTTGACAAAATCATTAAGCAGTCCGGCAGGTACCGGGTACTGGGATATTTTAAGCAGGGGATGTTTCAGACCTGCATCCGCGGCCACCTCCTGGTAGTAGTTGTAGGAGAGTCCGCATGCGATAATTCCCAGGGATGTATCCTCCTCTTGCTCCAGGCGGTTCAATCCTGAATCAAGACTTTCCATCTCCAGCTTTTCCTGCGTGGATAAGAGCAGTTTATATCTCTTCCGTGCCAGGGCAGGCAGCAGGATGAACTGTTTCAGATCGGCAGGCAGCCTGACATCGTTTTCCTTCCGGACTTCCGAGCGTTTCACTGCAGAGCGGGAGTGGGCCAGGCGCGTGGTGATTCGCAGCATCACAGGCAATCTGAACTTCTCGGAAAGGGCAAAGCCGTAAGGGGTCATTTGATAGGCCTCCTGCTGGGTGGCAGGCTCCAGAACAGGGACCATGGCAAACTTTCCGTAAAACCTGGAATCCTGTTCGTTCTGCGAGGAGTGCATGGAAGGGTCATCGGCCACCACCACCACCAAGCCCCCGTTGACACCGGTCATTCCCGCATTTATAAAGGCATCAGCAGCCACATTTAGTCCCACATGCTTCATACATACCAGGGCCCGCTTGCCGGCGTAGGACATGCCCAATCCCGCCTCCATGGCCGTTTTCTCATTGGCAGACCACTGGGCGTGGACATTTCTCTCTCCCGCCTCTTTCGATCGCTGTATATATTCGCATATTTCGGTGGAGGGGGTACCCGGGTAGGCATAGACCCCTGAAAGGCCCGCATCCAGTGCTCCCTGGCCAATAGCTTCATCTCCAAGCAATACCAATTCCTTCATGAAAAACAGGTTTTATATGACTCTAAAATATACAAAATAAGAACGGCAGGAAGCTATTCTATAACATGAACGAACAACAGGAAAGCAGCTGTTCAGGCGCTAATGGTGATCACCAGGCGACGCGAGCCTCCGCGATTTCTGAATTCGCAAAGGTAGATCCCCTGCCAGGTTCCCAGATTCAGTCTCCCGCGGGTGATGGGGATGCTGAGCGAACTCCCGGTCAGGGATGCTTTCAGGTGAGCCGGGATATTATAGTTAATATATATTAATACATATTAAACATCTGCGTTAGGCTTTGAATATTAACATCATAGCATATGTAATCTTCAACTGAAATTTCTTTTTTGTCAGGAATAACTTATTTGTAGGACCAAAAGGGTATATTTAAGTATTTGCTTAATATATAAAATAACGCTATATTTGCCATGTAGAATCAGAAAAGGGTGAACAATGGAAAGTAATCAATCATGTACAAGGGTATTTGCTGACCAAGAACAAATTAAAGAATGCAAAGACAAATTACAGTCAAATGCGCATGCTTTTAACGAATTGAGTAGTGTACTGGCATTAGCAGGAAATGAGGTAAGACTTAAGATTATGTTCTTACTTGAAGAAGAAGGGGAACTCTGTCCATGTGACCTTGCAGACATTTTAGGAATGAGTATCCCTGCTGTTTCGCAACACTTAAGAAAGATGAAAGACGGTTATGTAATTGAAGCGAGACGAGAAGGACAGACTATTTTTTATTCTTTAATGAAGGTTCAACTTGGATTGCTTCGTCCATTTTTCGATTACGTTCTTCAAAACTCAAAAAAGGAACTCGTATGAAATCAAAAAATAAATTTTCGAAATCAGGAAAACTTGCTGGAGCGAGTATCCTGACAGCAATTGCTTCTTCACTGTGCTGCATTACACCTGTCTTAGCACTTATATCTGGTGCTACTGGTGTAGCATCCTCATTTTCATGGTTGGAACCACTCAGACCATACTTAATTGGTGTTACGGTATTGGTGCTGGGATTTGCATGGTATCAAAAACTAAAACCAAGAACCGCAGATGAAATTGCCTGTGATTGCGATGAGGATGAAAAGAAACCATTTATGCAAACAAAAACATTTCTCGGGATTGTCACGGTTTTTGCAGCGTTGATGCTGACATTCCCTTATTACTCATCCATCTTTTATCCCGACAATAAAAAGGAAGTAGTAATTGTTAATGCGTTTGACATTCAATCGCTACAACTTGATGTTGAAGGAATGACCTGTGAGGCTTGCGATAGTCATGTTGTACATGCTGCACAAGAAGTTGAGGGAGTAACAGAGGCTCGTGCTGACCATAAAACAGGTAAAGCAATGGTGGAGTTCGACAAAAGTAAAACTTCCAAGGATGCCATCATTCAATCCATAAATGCGACCAGTTACAAAGTAGTTGGAGAAAATATTAAATGAAATTCTTACTAAAATGAAATTTGCAGAATTTAAAATAGCAGGTATGACTTGCGACCATTGCGCCCAAAATATTACTAAGAGGTTCGAAGGTAAAGAAGGTGTTAAATCAAAGAACGTTAGTTATCCTGACGGTACTGGTAGATTTGAATATGACCCTGAGAAAATAAGCAAAGATGAAATTGCTGACATTATTAATATCGGTGGGCATTACAGGGTTTCAGGAAACCTTCCTGATGAGAGCCACCAATCAAATCATTTCGATTTAATTATTA
This window of the Bacteroidales bacterium genome carries:
- the merTP gene encoding mercuric transport protein MerTP; translation: MKSKNKFSKSGKLAGASILTAIASSLCCITPVLALISGATGVASSFSWLEPLRPYLIGVTVLVLGFAWYQKLKPRTADEIACDCDEDEKKPFMQTKTFLGIVTVFAALMLTFPYYSSIFYPDNKKEVVIVNAFDIQSLQLDVEGMTCEACDSHVVHAAQEVEGVTEARADHKTGKAMVEFDKSKTSKDAIIQSINATSYKVVGENIK
- a CDS encoding thiamine pyrophosphate-dependent enzyme, with amino-acid sequence MKELVLLGDEAIGQGALDAGLSGVYAYPGTPSTEICEYIQRSKEAGERNVHAQWSANEKTAMEAGLGMSYAGKRALVCMKHVGLNVAADAFINAGMTGVNGGLVVVVADDPSMHSSQNEQDSRFYGKFAMVPVLEPATQQEAYQMTPYGFALSEKFRLPVMLRITTRLAHSRSAVKRSEVRKENDVRLPADLKQFILLPALARKRYKLLLSTQEKLEMESLDSGLNRLEQEEDTSLGIIACGLSYNYYQEVAADAGLKHPLLKISQYPVPAGLLNDFVKQVDRVVVLEEGAPLMEESLTGILENDYRIGGRLNGLLPRDGELDPLLVKKALGLPVEAVRAVPEIVKNRPPALCKGCSHIDMYNALNEALEPYSPGRVFSDIGCYTLGALPPYNAINSCVDMGASVTMAKGASDAGLRPAVAVIGDSTFTHSGMTGLLDAVVEQTPLTVIISDNSTTGMTGGQKSHATNRLLDICRGIGVEEEHMRVMNPLRKHHEESRMMLSEELAYEGVSVIISQRECIQTAGRRLRKEKSKKAST
- a CDS encoding inorganic phosphate transporter; the protein is MEAYYILIVAVLFLLAVSDLVVGVSNDAVNFLNSAIGSKAAPFKIILTIAAAGVLVGAVFSNGMMEVARKGIFNPQFFAFNEIMIIFLAVMLTDILLLDFFNTIGLPTSTTVSIVFEILGAAVSVAIYKVSRSVDGLYQISDYINVESSVMIIAGIFLSVVIAFSVGTIIQWIVRLAFSFNVKKTLKYWTGVWGGFAITAIFFFLLIKGAKGSTLISAEMLENIQEHTTRVMLISFVGWTLLFQLLTMFTRVNVLKITVLVGTFALAMAFAGNDLVNFIGVPLAGFESFKAFMASGNGDPSGFMMTALQEKVNTPLYFLIAAGLIMVLTLRFSKKARSVTATTIDLSRQGEGSERFASSSLARFLVRRAMETSHGIARITPSKVVSFVQSRFDSEKNQPVKDEKLAFDLIRASVNLVVASILISIGTFLKLPLSTTYVTFMVAMGTSLADGAWGRESAVYRITGVLTVIGGWFFTAFSAFLASFLIASLIFFGKLPVILILIVLAIFILLRTHAFHKRRSAKREPYDSHLISASYAVLKSCDDEVKESVLKVARIFNSTYSALLKENHKELKHLKKEAKHLGKEITKIRENIPEKLRKFEETELESGHHYVQVVDHMKEMSNSLMHIVLPAFNHLDNNHAIDREQHASFQSFITKSGEFFSLMLNIFKDKSFEGIPELVKQRDAIIENANFLLLQRIKILKKTQKGVKVSITYMEMLSETKNLFLNAVHLAKAHSQLHESMGKNGVIVESE
- a CDS encoding metalloregulator ArsR/SmtB family transcription factor: MESNQSCTRVFADQEQIKECKDKLQSNAHAFNELSSVLALAGNEVRLKIMFLLEEEGELCPCDLADILGMSIPAVSQHLRKMKDGYVIEARREGQTIFYSLMKVQLGLLRPFFDYVLQNSKKELV
- a CDS encoding indolepyruvate oxidoreductase subunit beta translates to MKRDIILAGVGGQGILSIAAVIGMAAVESGLYLKQAEVHGMSQRGGDVQSHLRISDQPVSSDLIPVGRCDMILSVEPMEALRYLPFLAPEGWLITSSKSFENIQDYPAAEDLFREIRKVENHMIIDAYSIAREIGSQKVSNMVMLGAASGYLGIEQERLEAALYALFGPKGEDVVQLNIEALNAGRNALRI
- a CDS encoding DUF4301 family protein — translated: MFTQKDLKQISSKGISVETIHQQIKHFQTGFPPADITMPATPGTGIMLLAEGDQEHYRNVFLNKAPDERIIRFVPASGAASRMFKDLFNALEMLEDKDAEEQQAWISEKKDLAGFFMNLKHYPFYEDLSLQEGVEPVAILAQILGSEGLHYAGKPKGLLKFHKYQASDRRTAFEEHVREALEYCADREGIVRIHLTVSPDHLDGFQTEAARILPKIEREMGVRIHLSFSFQKPETDTIAVDPENEPFRKPDGTLLFRPGGHGALIRNLDALDGDLVFISNIDNVAPDRLKPLRVEQKQVLGGVLLEIRSKIFNYLQQLDGEEIPGKSQLASMVTYLHEDLGIAIPEMLESRDAGELKLWLVSAMNRPLRVCGMVRNQGEPGGGPFYVRNESGEIGLQIVEASQIDMEDSEKAVLVRGSTHFNPVDLVCSLRNYRGEKFSLSQFVDSNTGFISEKSEGGRSLKALELPGLWNGSMAGWLTLFVDVPVETFSPVKTVFDLFREEHRAIPDQS